AGCGCGTTGAATCGTGACGTCTTGACCCACGAGTCAGTGTACGGATTGTGGTAGGCGACCTGCGTTTCGACCGCTCGGGGGAGGTCTCTGATTGCTTCGGCGAACGAGACGACTGCTGGTTGTTCGACGTCTGTCTGTGCTGCGTACCAGTCTGGAAGCTGTGCGTCCGCGCGTCCGTCGACGCCCGCGAACACGGTTGTTGTCTCTTTTCGTGGCATTTCTGCTCCACGAGGCACGCTTCTTCGCGCCCCGCACCCTTCAGGGGGCGATAAAACTCGCTAGACGATCGCCGACACGTTCAGCGGGCGGTAAACGAGAGGTCAAGCGGCGTTTCGTGCGCGAAGTTGTCGTCTTCACGGGGGGTCGCTCTTCGACCTCCGAGAGCCACTGCTGGACCGTCTCATCCGACGCGTCCACACCGGCCGTGATGTCGACGCGAATCTCAGATCCATCTCGACTCAATCGAGATGCGCTCGAAGCTCGTCACGCCGTGCTCGAATCGTCGTCGGCGTCGTCCCGGCAATCTCCGCAAGGTCGGTCTGTCGAACCCACTGATTCGACTCGTTCAGCGCGAGATACAGACACGCCGCCGCAACACCCGACGGACTCCGGCCGTTCGCGATACCCGATGATTCCGCATACGCTACCAACTCCTCCGCACGCCGCCTCGTCATCGGCGAGAGCGAACATTCGAGTTCCGAGATGAGTCGAGGCAGGAGTGTTCGTGGCCTAATCAGTGCCGTTTCGAGGCCGAGTTCACTGTTAATCGCTCTGTAGGCGTTGTTCACCGACGACTCGTCGACGTGTGCGACCCTGACTACCTCGTCGAGGGTTCTCCCGGACCCTGCACAGCGACAGACCGCATAGACACACGCCGCGGCCATCGCTTCGATCGATCGCCCGACGATGAGATCTGCTGCCATCGCTTCGCGA
This is a stretch of genomic DNA from Salinigranum halophilum. It encodes these proteins:
- a CDS encoding transcription initiation factor IIB, which produces MSLGNPYETGFDEETGKTIATEACPECTGCLETDGGEVSCLDCGFIVTEYWIDHAADGRLFDDEEQQTKRTGAPLTATRHDRGLSTEIGYKRDGYGNTLSGETRAKFRRLRYHQTQARWSTKAKKNLSFACGEIARLTSALDLGWDVREQASALYREAMAADLIVGRSIEAMAAACVYAVCRCAGSGRTLDEVVRVAHVDESSVNNAYRAINSELGLETALIRPRTLLPRLISELECSLSPMTRRRAEELVAYAESSGIANGRSPSGVAAACLYLALNESNQWVRQTDLAEIAGTTPTTIRARRDELRAHLD